The Sander vitreus isolate 19-12246 chromosome 5, sanVit1, whole genome shotgun sequence genome includes a region encoding these proteins:
- the LOC144517558 gene encoding uncharacterized protein LOC144517558: VTTLSNFRLWWENEGVFTEAQRKSLRETSLARIICDNTGITDVPEKPFQYRPRGSGYTQCESISAFDLSQWRENGPSGPNGLSGPPGPPGPPGLPGPPGPPGTVEKVAFSVRLGNNYPKTGVPMIFREVIYNGQNSYDIRTGYFTCEYPGVYEFQFHGIIFNSAGSVDLMRNGERILHSFTTQQSGYITASGSTYIKLEKGDRSIWWPTTVATV; encoded by the exons GTAACCACACTGTCCAATTTCAGACTTTGGTGGGAGAACGAGGGAGTCTTTACTGAGGCCCAGAGAAAGTCCCTGAGAGAAACTTCACTTGCTCGCATCATCTGTGACAACACTGGTATCACTGATGTACCAGAGAAGCCCTTCCAGTATCGGCCCCGAGGGTCCGGTTACACCCAGTGCGAGAGCATCAGTGCCTTTGACCTGAGTCAATGGAGGGAGAATG GACCCAGTGGTCCAAATGGTCTGAGCGGCCCCCCTGGACCACCTGGACCTCCAGGACTTCCAGGACCTCCTGGACCTCCTGGCACCGTGGAAAAAGTTGCCTTCTCTGTAAGACTGGGCAACAACTACCCCAAAACCGGCGTGCCCATGATCTTCCGAGAGGTCATCTACAATGGACAGAACAGCTATGACATCAGGACAGGGTATTTTACGTGTGAGTATCCAGGTGTTTATGAGTTCCAGTTCCACGGGATCATCTTCAACAGCGCTGGCAGTGTGGATCTGATGCGTAACGGAGAGCGTATTCTGCACTCATTCACCACCCAGCAGAGCGGTTACATCACAGCCAGTGGCAGCACGTACATTAAGCTCGAGAAGGGAGACAGGTCTATCTGGTGGCCAACCACGGTGGCAACGGTCTGA